The following is a genomic window from Pseudomonas lurida.
GTGATGGAGCCGGCCCTGGCCCGTGGCTGGTCCAAGGCGAATGCGCAGTCGCGCGCCGAACACCTGCTGACCCGCCTGAACATCCCCCAGCGCCTCTGGCAACTGGCGCCCGGCACCTTCTCCGGTGGTGAGCAACAGCGCGTCAACATCGCTCGCGGCTTCATGGTCGATTGGCCGGTGATGTTGCTGGATGAACCCACTGCATCCCTGGACGACAACAACCGCCAGGTGGTGCTGGAACTGATGAACGAAGCCAAGGCCGGCGGTGCCGCGCTGATCGGCATCTTCCACGACCGCGCAGTTCGTGAAGCCGTCGCCGACCGCCATCTCGACATGACCCCAACGCCTGTTGCACCAGAGGAATACGCCCATGCCCGCTGAACAGATCCTCAGTAATGCCC
Proteins encoded in this region:
- the phnL gene encoding phosphonate C-P lyase system protein PhnL, encoding MNALIEVRDLSKTFTLHQQSGVVLNVLRGVEFSVRGAECLVLHGQSGAGKSTLLRTLYGNYLPAGGSIRVQHAGEWLELVGAEPRDILQVRQQTLGYVSQFLRVIPRVACLDVVMEPALARGWSKANAQSRAEHLLTRLNIPQRLWQLAPGTFSGGEQQRVNIARGFMVDWPVMLLDEPTASLDDNNRQVVLELMNEAKAGGAALIGIFHDRAVREAVADRHLDMTPTPVAPEEYAHAR